In a genomic window of Mucilaginibacter sp. KACC 22063:
- a CDS encoding carbon-nitrogen hydrolase family protein: MDKPIRNEDLKVELRTLTKDDYLGLKSSMIEAYSEWAGASFWGESHINKLLELFPEGQICILVNGAIAGCALSLIVDYDQFGDNHTYAQITGNYTFSTHDEKGDVLYGIDFFVHPDYRGMRIGRRLYDARKEICERHNLRAIIAGGRIPKYKDYAEQLTPKAYLEKVKGKEIHDPTLSFQLANDFHVRKILKGYLPGDTQSLEYASLLEWNNIYYNEVAAHINSKKSVIRLGLVQWQMRPFPNMESLCEQIEFFVDAISDYQSDFVLFPELFNAPLMTAYNHMSGAEAMREISNFTIPLRDKFVEYAISYNINIITGSMPYLENGVLQNVGYLCRRDGSYEIYRKIHLTPAEQSAWGMVGGDQIATYDTDCGKIGILICYDVEFPELPRLLAEQGMQILFVPFMTDTQNGYTRVRSCAQARAIENECYVAIAGSVGNLPKVHNMDIQYAQSAVFTPSDFSFPTNGIKAEATPNTETTLIADVDVDLLKELHNFGSVRNLKDRRLDIYKIVNKSKKQV, from the coding sequence ATAAATTACTGGAACTATTTCCCGAAGGACAAATCTGCATACTGGTCAACGGTGCTATTGCAGGCTGTGCCTTGTCACTGATTGTCGATTATGACCAGTTCGGCGACAATCATACATACGCACAGATCACCGGAAATTATACTTTCTCGACGCATGACGAAAAAGGAGACGTGTTATACGGCATTGATTTTTTTGTTCATCCGGATTACCGGGGTATGCGGATTGGCCGAAGGCTGTATGATGCCCGAAAAGAAATTTGTGAGCGGCATAACCTGCGGGCGATCATTGCTGGTGGCCGTATTCCTAAATATAAAGACTATGCCGAGCAACTGACACCGAAAGCCTACTTGGAAAAGGTGAAGGGCAAAGAAATACACGATCCTACCTTATCTTTTCAGTTGGCAAACGATTTTCACGTCCGTAAGATTCTTAAAGGATATCTGCCAGGTGATACTCAATCGTTGGAATATGCCTCACTATTGGAATGGAATAATATTTATTATAACGAAGTTGCCGCTCACATCAATTCTAAAAAGTCAGTTATCCGTTTGGGGCTGGTGCAATGGCAGATGCGCCCATTTCCGAACATGGAATCTCTGTGTGAGCAGATCGAATTTTTTGTAGACGCGATCAGCGATTACCAAAGCGACTTTGTGCTGTTTCCGGAACTGTTTAACGCGCCGCTAATGACGGCTTATAACCATATGAGTGGTGCCGAAGCTATGCGGGAAATCTCCAATTTTACCATACCGTTGCGTGACAAATTCGTGGAATATGCGATCAGTTATAATATAAATATCATCACCGGTAGTATGCCTTATCTGGAAAATGGTGTATTGCAAAACGTAGGGTATCTTTGTCGCCGCGATGGCTCCTATGAGATCTATCGCAAAATCCATCTGACGCCAGCGGAACAAAGCGCTTGGGGCATGGTAGGCGGCGACCAGATCGCAACCTACGATACGGATTGCGGTAAGATCGGCATCCTGATTTGTTATGATGTAGAATTTCCCGAACTGCCGCGCTTATTGGCAGAGCAGGGGATGCAGATCTTATTTGTGCCTTTCATGACCGATACACAAAACGGTTACACACGTGTGAGGAGTTGCGCGCAGGCAAGGGCGATTGAGAACGAATGTTATGTAGCTATAGCAGGGAGTGTTGGCAATTTGCCGAAAGTTCATAATATGGATATTCAATATGCACAATCTGCTGTTTTTACCCCCTCTGATTTTTCTTTCCCAACTAATGGCATTAAGGCAGAGGCTACTCCGAATACGGAAACTACATTAATCGCCGATGTTGATGTTGATCTGCTGAAAGAGCTACACAATTTCGGATCGGTCAGAAACCTGAAAGACCGCAGATTGGATATCTACAAAATTGTAAATAAAAGCAAAAAACAAGTTTAA